A single window of Nicotiana sylvestris chromosome 3, ASM39365v2, whole genome shotgun sequence DNA harbors:
- the LOC104227814 gene encoding uncharacterized protein, translating to MTSNIAESLNAVTKDARELPIFDLLEYMRTLLERWTNEKLLKAKGTFTLLGSKFNKELENNRTLSQKLRVSASTDHIHTVIDGVKRHRNETYENYCPPYYTKESLLRTYEIPVNPLPDESKWNVPQYISDEVVNPPTGDKRQPGRPQKERYKTCDELKSKKYKVSYGNCGGEGHNKRSCKNTPKKK from the exons ATGACATCAAACATTGCAGAGTCGTTGAATGCTGTAACAAAAGATGCAAGAGAGCTGCCAATATTTGACCTATTAGAGTATATGAGGACACTTCTTGAACGTTGGACGAATGAGAAGTTATTGAAGGCAAAGGGTACATTCACACTCCTTGGGTCCAAATTCAATAAAGAATTAGAGAACAACAGAACATTATCTCAGAAACTTAGG GTGAGTGCTTCAACAGATCATATTCATACTGTGATAGATGGTGTGAAGCG GCACAGGAATGAAACTTATGAAAACTATTGCCCTCCGTATTACACAAAGGAGAGCCTACTGCGTACGTATGAAATACCAGTAAATCCCCTTCCTGATGAAAGCAAATGGAATGTGCCACAATATATATCTGATGAAGTAGTAAATCCACCTACGGGAGATAAAAGGCAGCCAGGAAGACCTCAAAAGGAAAGATACAAAACCTGTGATGAACTAAAGTCAAAGAAGTACAAGGTGTCATATGGCAACTGTGGAggtgaagggcataacaaaagatcttgcaagaatacgcccaaaaagaaataa